From the genome of Vibrio gangliei, one region includes:
- a CDS encoding LysR family transcriptional regulator produces MYHKLPTIKELHSFIITAEELNFTAAANRLNVTQGAVSRQILSLEKRLNVDLFHRHARGLSLTAKGTEFLPFVEHTLNYLHRSIEHVAHDKQKIKLKAPSCITTWLLPKLMDFQQNHPEVDVELTSSIKHNVNFATEPFDAAIGYGNFEELQTQDSTLAYNKLFDEILTPVCTNQMTLAMNNIHDLEKQTWLHATEQQTDWRLWLSALAIQENALSLNQLKGKKNQHFATLDLSVNAAMHGFGIAIGDIKLAAQDIELGRLRAPFSLQVASGKGYYFIRPKTSHHSSSQAAHIEHLLAALLAE; encoded by the coding sequence ATGTACCACAAACTTCCCACAATCAAAGAGCTACATTCTTTTATCATTACAGCAGAGGAACTGAATTTTACGGCGGCAGCAAATCGTCTAAATGTGACGCAAGGCGCAGTCAGTCGACAAATTCTCTCTCTGGAAAAACGATTGAATGTAGATTTGTTTCATCGACACGCTCGCGGGCTGAGCTTAACGGCTAAAGGAACGGAGTTTCTTCCCTTTGTTGAACACACCTTAAATTACTTACATCGCTCAATTGAACATGTCGCGCATGACAAGCAGAAAATCAAACTGAAAGCACCAAGCTGCATTACCACTTGGTTACTACCCAAGTTGATGGATTTTCAACAAAACCATCCTGAAGTGGATGTTGAGCTAACCTCATCAATTAAGCACAATGTGAATTTCGCCACGGAGCCTTTTGATGCCGCGATTGGCTATGGCAATTTTGAAGAACTGCAAACACAAGATTCCACATTAGCCTACAACAAATTATTTGATGAAATTTTAACGCCCGTCTGTACAAACCAAATGACGTTAGCGATGAATAACATTCATGATTTGGAAAAACAGACTTGGCTTCATGCAACGGAACAACAAACCGATTGGCGACTGTGGTTAAGCGCATTAGCCATTCAAGAAAATGCGCTTTCTCTTAATCAATTGAAGGGAAAAAAGAACCAGCATTTCGCCACCCTTGATCTGTCTGTGAATGCCGCTATGCATGGCTTTGGTATTGCGATTGGAGACATTAAACTCGCAGCACAAGACATCGAGCTTGGCCGGTTGAGAGCGCCCTTTTCACTTCAAGTGGCATCAGGTAAAGGTTATTACTTTATTCGGCCAAAAACATCGCATCATTCCAGCAGTCAAGCTGCCCATATCGAGCACCTTCTGGCTGCGCTATTGGCCGAATAA
- a CDS encoding GNAT family N-acetyltransferase, with protein MFVREAEFQDYSRIAQIHAKSWQQVYQGLLDAEYLNNRVEDEHLAMWQTRLTQPPLNQGVLVLEDNDQICGFVCLYGNHSFEQGTMIDNLHVIDGQRGKGYGKALLANAAQWAEKHFSDSGLYLEVLEGNAPAKAFYLSLRPQNSGDFIWKAPCGSQVLCHRLRWENPQQLLDATR; from the coding sequence ATGTTCGTAAGAGAAGCTGAGTTTCAAGACTATTCACGTATCGCCCAAATTCATGCGAAAAGCTGGCAACAAGTTTATCAAGGCTTATTGGATGCTGAGTATTTAAACAATCGTGTAGAAGATGAACATTTGGCCATGTGGCAGACTCGACTCACTCAGCCTCCACTCAATCAGGGGGTGCTAGTGCTTGAAGATAACGATCAGATCTGTGGTTTTGTTTGCTTATATGGCAATCACAGTTTTGAGCAAGGCACCATGATTGATAACCTTCACGTTATTGATGGCCAGCGTGGTAAAGGGTATGGAAAAGCTTTACTGGCCAATGCAGCACAATGGGCTGAAAAGCATTTTTCTGACTCAGGTCTGTACCTAGAGGTGCTGGAAGGCAATGCCCCCGCCAAAGCCTTTTATTTATCTTTAAGACCACAAAATAGCGGTGATTTTATTTGGAAAGCGCCGTGTGGCTCTCAAGTTCTTTGTCACCGCTTGCGTTGGGAAAATCCACAACAGCTACTCGACGCAACGCGCTAG
- a CDS encoding Gfo/Idh/MocA family protein has product MKIALIGLGGIAQKAYLPFITHIEGIEWVFCTRNATTLSQLAHQYRIKETYTDYRQLVQAGVDAVMIHSATSSHQSIAQFFLEQGIATFVDKPLMDNGHDCEALYELAARKNTPLYVGFNRRHIPLFNQHLHGIQSGKPEQSLLSLRWEKHRFNQPGEVRTFIFDDFIHPLDSVNIYAKSDLQDIQVISHKTANQQLASINVQWQQQGSLLNASMNRVFGQTQETVTACFENQSYQFTNFMQGTRWQQDKAENLTTKDWMPMLTTKGFANMVEEWLNVVDSGKMPQQLIDRNIASHLLAEAICQKVEKLK; this is encoded by the coding sequence ATGAAAATTGCATTAATTGGCCTTGGCGGTATTGCTCAAAAAGCGTATTTGCCCTTTATCACTCATATTGAAGGTATTGAATGGGTGTTTTGTACACGTAACGCCACGACTCTCTCTCAATTGGCTCATCAATATCGCATTAAAGAAACCTATACGGATTATCGCCAATTAGTGCAAGCAGGCGTAGATGCTGTGATGATCCACAGTGCAACATCCAGCCACCAATCCATTGCTCAATTTTTCTTAGAACAAGGCATTGCTACTTTTGTTGATAAACCCTTAATGGACAACGGTCACGATTGTGAAGCCTTATATGAACTTGCGGCCCGCAAAAATACCCCATTGTATGTTGGCTTTAATCGTCGCCATATTCCTTTATTCAACCAGCATTTACATGGCATACAATCTGGCAAGCCTGAGCAATCATTATTGAGTTTACGCTGGGAAAAACATCGCTTTAATCAACCGGGTGAAGTAAGAACCTTTATTTTTGATGACTTTATTCATCCGCTCGACAGCGTCAATATTTACGCCAAATCTGATCTACAAGATATTCAAGTGATTAGCCATAAAACAGCGAATCAACAACTGGCTAGTATCAACGTGCAATGGCAACAACAAGGCAGTTTATTAAATGCTTCGATGAACCGAGTGTTTGGTCAAACTCAAGAAACAGTAACGGCTTGCTTTGAAAATCAGTCTTATCAATTCACTAACTTTATGCAGGGCACCCGTTGGCAACAAGATAAGGCAGAAAATTTAACGACAAAAGATTGGATGCCAATGTTAACCACGAAAGGTTTCGCCAATATGGTTGAAGAATGGTTGAATGTTGTGGATAGCGGCAAAATGCCACAGCAATTAATCGATAGAAATATTGCTTCCCATTTATTAGCTGAAGCGATTTGTCAGAAAGTGGAAAAGCTAAAATAG
- a CDS encoding DEAD/DEAH box helicase: MSFSSLGLSAPILKAVEEQGYSTPSPIQAKAIPAVIEGKDVMAAAQTGTGKTAGFTLPILERLSTGNRVRPNQVRALILTPTRELAAQVQANVEQYSKYTRLSSNVVFGGVKINPQMMKLRKGTDVLVATPGRLLDLYNQNALRFSQLEVLVLDEADRMLDMGFIRDIRKILAMLPAKRQNLLFSATFSDEIRALAKGLVNNPVEISVNPANQTATTVDQCIYPADQKKKAPMLLKLIQDNDWQQVLVFSKTKHGANRLSRFLDEKGVSSAAIHGNKSQGARTKALENFKTGEVRVLVATDIAARGIDIAQLPQVVNFDLPHVSEDYVHRIGRTGRAGATGKAISLVCADEAKDLFSIERLIKQVLPRKNLEGFDVVNKLPESKLDTRPIKPKKPKKPKKVQFNQDGAEGQAKRQSNTNHRANTNHRATSNQKANEKQDGQRSGDNARGHKPVGKNRRHTGKPKQGQNEGAASPAKRKPNPKRQFSTNKSA, encoded by the coding sequence ATGAGTTTTTCTTCTTTAGGTTTATCTGCCCCTATATTAAAAGCGGTGGAAGAGCAAGGCTACAGCACGCCATCACCAATTCAAGCGAAAGCAATTCCAGCAGTGATTGAAGGTAAAGATGTGATGGCCGCAGCGCAAACCGGCACCGGTAAAACGGCTGGCTTCACGTTGCCTATTCTTGAGCGACTATCAACCGGCAATCGCGTACGCCCAAATCAAGTCCGCGCGTTAATCTTAACTCCAACTCGCGAGTTGGCTGCGCAGGTGCAAGCGAATGTTGAGCAATACAGCAAATATACTCGCCTAAGTTCTAATGTTGTTTTTGGTGGCGTTAAAATTAATCCGCAAATGATGAAACTGCGTAAAGGCACGGATGTGTTGGTCGCAACCCCTGGCCGTTTATTGGATTTATACAATCAAAATGCATTGCGCTTTTCTCAATTAGAAGTGCTGGTGCTTGATGAAGCTGACCGTATGCTGGATATGGGTTTTATTCGTGATATTCGTAAGATCTTAGCAATGCTGCCGGCGAAACGTCAGAACCTTCTATTTTCGGCAACCTTCTCTGATGAGATCCGCGCTTTAGCGAAAGGCTTAGTGAATAACCCGGTTGAGATTTCGGTTAACCCAGCCAATCAAACCGCGACAACCGTTGATCAATGCATCTATCCTGCGGATCAAAAGAAAAAAGCCCCAATGCTATTAAAGCTTATTCAAGATAATGATTGGCAGCAGGTACTTGTGTTTAGCAAAACCAAACATGGTGCTAACCGATTAAGTCGTTTTTTAGATGAAAAGGGCGTGAGCTCTGCGGCAATTCACGGTAATAAGAGCCAAGGCGCACGTACTAAAGCGCTCGAAAATTTCAAAACTGGCGAAGTACGAGTTTTAGTGGCAACCGATATTGCTGCGCGTGGTATCGATATTGCTCAATTGCCGCAAGTCGTGAACTTCGATTTGCCGCACGTATCAGAAGATTACGTGCATCGCATTGGCCGTACAGGTCGTGCGGGTGCGACTGGTAAAGCAATTTCTCTTGTGTGCGCCGATGAAGCCAAAGATCTTTTTTCGATTGAGCGTCTAATTAAGCAAGTTCTACCACGTAAAAACTTAGAAGGTTTTGATGTGGTCAATAAACTGCCAGAGTCAAAGTTAGATACTCGACCAATCAAGCCAAAGAAACCGAAAAAGCCGAAGAAAGTACAATTCAATCAAGATGGCGCGGAAGGGCAAGCTAAGCGCCAATCTAATACAAACCACAGAGCTAATACAAATCACAGAGCTACTTCAAACCAGAAAGCCAATGAAAAACAAGATGGGCAACGTTCTGGCGATAATGCGCGTGGTCACAAGCCTGTAGGTAAAAACCGTCGTCATACTGGTAAGCCAAAGCAAGGACAAAATGAAGGCGCAGCTTCACCTGCCAAACGTAAGCCGAACCCAAAGCGTCAGTTTTCGACCAATAAATCCGCTTAA
- a CDS encoding ABC transporter substrate-binding protein, producing the protein MKKLLTLVSICLAVVSGAAQSQEQKVVRLASDFTYPPFNYKNAEGKPVGFDIEIANALCKEANFKCEWVSQDWDGLIPALLARKADVIMASMRITEERKKRVLFTHKYYQTPARFVARTDADYKMDKAGLTGKNIGVQLGTIHDTYVTEKFGDVANIKRYKGQDEVYLDLSNGRLDVAFSNADQLQLAFLDKPLGKGFELAGEPVTDKAYVGEGTALALRKQDKKLAEAFNEAIDTIRQNGTYDKIASKYFNFDIYGD; encoded by the coding sequence ATGAAAAAATTACTGACTTTAGTGTCGATTTGCTTGGCTGTCGTGTCGGGTGCCGCTCAATCACAAGAACAAAAAGTGGTTCGTTTGGCCTCGGATTTTACTTACCCTCCATTCAATTATAAAAATGCGGAAGGCAAGCCTGTGGGTTTTGATATCGAAATTGCCAATGCTCTATGTAAAGAAGCGAATTTTAAATGTGAATGGGTTTCACAAGATTGGGATGGTTTAATCCCTGCGCTATTAGCAAGAAAAGCCGATGTGATCATGGCATCAATGCGTATTACTGAAGAGCGTAAAAAACGCGTGTTGTTTACCCATAAATACTACCAAACGCCTGCTCGTTTTGTGGCAAGAACCGATGCTGATTATAAGATGGATAAAGCCGGTTTAACGGGCAAAAACATCGGTGTTCAGTTAGGCACCATTCACGATACTTATGTAACCGAGAAGTTTGGTGATGTAGCAAACATTAAACGTTACAAAGGCCAAGATGAGGTGTATTTAGACCTATCGAATGGTCGTTTGGATGTGGCGTTCAGCAATGCCGATCAACTGCAACTGGCCTTCTTAGATAAACCGCTAGGTAAAGGTTTTGAATTGGCTGGTGAGCCTGTGACGGATAAAGCTTATGTGGGTGAGGGCACGGCACTGGCATTACGGAAACAAGATAAGAAACTGGCCGAAGCCTTTAATGAAGCGATTGATACCATTCGTCAAAATGGCACTTACGATAAAATCGCCAGCAAATATTTCAACTTTGACATCTACGGTGACTAA
- the hisC gene encoding histidinol-phosphate transaminase — MTTGQHQLIEKLVPDSIKKLIPYQSARRIARGMKNTENHVWLNANELEVCCQYGDEKEGGNSHYNRYPDYLPTDLAFAYWDYCKQAQPVMADSAEIMAVRGADEAIDLLVRTFCKPGNDQILVCPPTYGMYEFCADSMGVKTAVVPLTAEFQLNLIDIKKQLAETSIVFLCSPNNPTGNVLAQQDLVDLLECTKDEALVVVDEAYIEFAPQSTVLHLMSQYPHLVVIRTLSKAFGLAAIRIGFLIGDQSVMSYVSRLVAPYPIADPSAEIALKALSPTGRQQMAQQTSELIEIRDWFMGEVSQLPMVEKVFPSSTNFVLIRFKGSENFYQYLLNHGVVARSPAQEATVKGCVRISIGSAESMTKTLDVLKQY, encoded by the coding sequence ATGACAACAGGACAACATCAGTTAATAGAAAAATTAGTACCTGATTCGATAAAAAAACTCATACCTTATCAATCTGCTCGACGTATCGCGCGTGGTATGAAAAATACCGAAAATCATGTCTGGTTGAATGCAAATGAACTCGAAGTGTGTTGCCAATATGGGGATGAAAAAGAAGGGGGGAATTCGCACTACAATCGCTATCCTGATTATCTACCTACAGATCTGGCTTTTGCTTATTGGGATTATTGTAAACAAGCGCAACCTGTGATGGCTGATAGTGCCGAAATTATGGCCGTTCGCGGCGCCGATGAAGCCATTGATTTGTTGGTGAGAACCTTTTGTAAGCCAGGTAACGATCAAATTTTAGTGTGTCCACCGACTTACGGTATGTATGAATTTTGTGCCGATTCGATGGGCGTGAAAACGGCGGTAGTGCCACTTACCGCAGAGTTTCAGCTTAACCTTATCGATATTAAAAAGCAGTTAGCGGAAACCAGTATTGTGTTTTTATGCTCGCCAAATAACCCGACTGGGAATGTACTTGCCCAGCAAGATTTGGTCGATTTATTGGAATGTACTAAAGACGAAGCCTTGGTGGTGGTGGATGAAGCCTATATTGAGTTTGCTCCGCAAAGCACAGTTTTGCATTTAATGTCGCAATACCCGCATTTGGTGGTGATCCGCACGTTATCAAAAGCCTTTGGTCTCGCCGCGATTCGCATTGGTTTTTTAATCGGCGATCAAAGTGTGATGTCTTATGTTTCACGTTTGGTTGCGCCTTACCCGATTGCTGATCCAAGCGCCGAGATTGCTTTGAAAGCCTTATCGCCAACCGGCAGACAACAAATGGCGCAACAAACCTCAGAATTGATTGAAATTCGCGATTGGTTTATGGGAGAAGTGAGCCAACTGCCAATGGTAGAAAAGGTATTTCCATCAAGTACCAACTTTGTGCTTATCCGCTTTAAAGGAAGTGAGAACTTTTATCAATACTTGCTTAATCATGGCGTTGTGGCACGTAGCCCGGCACAAGAAGCAACCGTAAAAGGGTGTGTAAGAATTTCGATTGGTTCTGCCGAGAGCATGACGAAAACGTTAGATGTGTTAAAACAATACTGA
- a CDS encoding LysE family translocator — translation MTVSIWMSLLLICLLGAMSPGPSLAMVAKHSLAGGRKNGLATAWAHAFGIGLYALFTILGLAILLHQFPLVFKVITYAGAAYLAWLGFNALQSKGGIAERLEKGQTCSVAQSAKEGFLISILSPKIAIFFTALFSQFVAVSAETSSKAIIVMTPFLVDGLWYTLITFMLSSQLLLETLRNKAQWIDRISGVVLIALAIRVVWML, via the coding sequence ATGACCGTTAGTATTTGGATGTCGCTATTATTAATTTGCCTATTAGGTGCTATGTCACCAGGGCCAAGCCTCGCCATGGTGGCAAAACATAGCCTAGCGGGTGGACGTAAAAATGGGTTAGCCACCGCTTGGGCTCATGCTTTTGGCATCGGCTTATACGCATTATTTACCATTCTCGGTTTGGCGATTTTATTGCACCAATTTCCACTGGTGTTCAAAGTCATAACGTATGCCGGTGCCGCTTATTTAGCGTGGTTGGGCTTTAATGCGCTGCAATCAAAAGGGGGCATTGCGGAACGATTAGAGAAAGGACAAACTTGTTCGGTGGCGCAATCAGCCAAAGAGGGGTTTTTGATTTCTATTTTGAGCCCGAAAATTGCCATCTTTTTTACTGCCTTGTTCAGTCAGTTTGTGGCTGTCAGCGCAGAAACCAGCAGTAAAGCTATTATTGTTATGACGCCATTTTTGGTCGATGGTTTATGGTATACCTTGATTACGTTCATGCTTTCTAGTCAATTATTATTAGAAACGTTACGAAATAAAGCGCAATGGATTGACAGAATTTCCGGCGTGGTACTGATCGCCTTAGCCATTCGCGTGGTGTGGATGCTGTAG